The genomic interval CCACCGGCAGCCCCGCCGCGCAGTGAATTGATGACCACCCAACCTTCCGCATCCGTCTCTGGATCGTTCCATTCAAAGACGATTTCGGGTGCTTTGTTTTCGAATTTTTCGAGTAGTTCCTTCATAAGTCCTTCGTGTAGTGCCGCAAAGGTAAAAAACCCACGCACCCGCTCGTTATGAAGAAATGAAATTTACGCCTTCGGCGTAGGTGGGGGATGGGCCTCACGGCCCGATGCGTGATCTTCCCGACCTCCCGTCACACTGCTCAGCACGTTCACCTCCCCGCGCCGCTTCAACACGGCCATAAAGGCAAACACCAGCGCCTCCTTAAACTCGACCACCTCGGCCTCCGGCACCACCAGCTCCGGCCCGCCGTAGTCCATCACCAGCTCGCGGAAGAAATCGTTGTACACCCCACCGCCGGTCGCCAGCACCTTTCCGGGCCGGTCCGCCAAGACCCGGCTCAACTGCAGCGCCGCATGGCGCGTCAATGTGTGCAGCAAATCCAGCGGCGCGTGATCGCTGAAGTAGGGGAGGTAGTACTGATCCATAAACTCGCGCCCCAAGGACTTCGGCGGCGCCTCATCAAAGAAGCTCAGCCCGTTCCAAAAATCATAGAGCGAGGGAATCAACTGCCCCTGCCGTGCCAGCTTACCGCCGGCATCGTACTCCTGATCCAAGAGCCGGGCAATGTGGTTCAGCCCAATATTCATCGGCCCAATATCCCCAGCCCGTCGAACGCCATCCTGGCGCCAGCTGGCATTCATAAAGCCACCCAAGTTTAAGCACACTTCATAGTTCCCAAAAAGCAGCTCATCACCAATTGGCACCAGCGGCGCTCCTTGACCACCCAGGTCTACATCGGGCTGTCGAAAATCGTAGATGACCGGAAGGCCCACTTCATCGGCCAGGGTTTGACCATTCCCGATTTGGACCGTTTTCCCTTGATCGGGCATGTGGTGCACGGTATGCCCGTGACTCCCGATAACGTCCACGGTCTCCCTTTTGAGGAAGCGTTTGACCTGCGTGGCCATCCACTTGGCGTAAAGTACATCCAGCTGCCAGAGCTCGTGCTGGGGCAGGAGATGA from Cryomorphaceae bacterium carries:
- a CDS encoding anhydro-N-acetylmuramic acid kinase; amino-acid sequence: MEESHQIRALGIMSGTSLDGLDLCLAEFSAPHGAMPSWNHRILRTETVPYSADWRRILSHSHLLPQHELWQLDVLYAKWMATQVKRFLKRETVDVIGSHGHTVHHMPDQGKTVQIGNGQTLADEVGLPVIYDFRQPDVDLGGQGAPLVPIGDELLFGNYEVCLNLGGFMNASWRQDGVRRAGDIGPMNIGLNHIARLLDQEYDAGGKLARQGQLIPSLYDFWNGLSFFDEAPPKSLGREFMDQYYLPYFSDHAPLDLLHTLTRHAALQLSRVLADRPGKVLATGGGVYNDFFRELVMDYGGPELVVPEAEVVEFKEALVFAFMAVLKRRGEVNVLSSVTGGREDHASGREAHPPPTPKA